The following coding sequences lie in one Corynebacterium humireducens NBRC 106098 = DSM 45392 genomic window:
- the groL gene encoding chaperonin GroEL (60 kDa chaperone family; promotes refolding of misfolded polypeptides especially under stressful conditions; forms two stacked rings of heptamers to form a barrel-shaped 14mer; ends can be capped by GroES; misfolded proteins enter the barrel where they are refolded when GroES binds), whose protein sequence is MAKLIAFDQEAREGIQRGVNTLADAVKVTLGPRGRNVVLDKAFGGPLVTNDGVTIARDIDLEDPFEDLGAQLVKSVAIQTNDAAGDGTTTATLLAQALIAEGLRNVAAGSNPVELNKGIAAAADKTVELLKSRATEVASSTEIANVATVSSRDEIVGEMVAGAMDKVGKDGVLTVEESQSIESSLDVTEGISFDKGFLSPYFITDIDSQQAVLDDALVLLVRNKISSLPDFLPILEQVVESGKPVLIIAEDIEGEPLQTLVVNSIRKTLRVVAVKSPYFGERRKAFMDDLAVVTSATVVDPEIGIHLNEVGAEVFGSARRVTVTKDETVIVDGAGTPEEVESRREQIRREIENTDSTWDREKAEERLAKLSGGVAVIRVGAPTETEVNERKLRVEDAINAARAAVQEGVIAGGGSVLVQIAEELKAWAEEFEGEQRTGILSVARALVKPCFWIADNAGLDGAVVVARTAELPNGEGFNAATLEYGNLIEQGIIDPVKVTHSAVVNAASVARMVLTTEASVVNKREEPEAAAHGHHHH, encoded by the coding sequence GGTCACCAACGACGGTGTCACCATCGCGCGTGACATCGACCTCGAGGACCCCTTCGAGGACCTCGGCGCCCAGCTGGTCAAGTCGGTCGCCATCCAGACCAACGACGCCGCCGGTGACGGCACCACCACCGCGACCCTGCTCGCCCAGGCACTCATCGCCGAGGGCCTGCGCAACGTCGCCGCCGGTTCCAATCCGGTCGAGCTCAACAAGGGCATCGCCGCAGCCGCCGACAAGACCGTCGAGCTGCTGAAGTCCCGCGCCACCGAGGTGGCCTCCTCCACGGAGATCGCCAACGTCGCCACCGTCTCGTCCCGCGACGAGATCGTCGGCGAGATGGTCGCCGGCGCCATGGACAAGGTCGGCAAGGACGGCGTCCTGACCGTCGAGGAGTCCCAGTCCATCGAGTCGTCCCTGGACGTCACCGAGGGCATCTCCTTCGACAAGGGTTTCCTGTCGCCCTACTTCATCACCGACATCGACTCCCAGCAGGCTGTGCTTGACGACGCCCTCGTGCTGCTCGTCCGCAACAAGATCTCCTCCCTGCCGGACTTCCTGCCGATCCTGGAGCAGGTCGTCGAGTCGGGCAAGCCCGTCCTCATCATCGCCGAGGACATCGAGGGCGAGCCGCTGCAGACCCTCGTGGTCAACTCCATCCGCAAGACCCTGCGCGTCGTCGCCGTGAAGTCCCCGTACTTCGGCGAGCGCCGCAAGGCCTTCATGGACGACCTGGCCGTGGTCACCTCCGCGACCGTCGTCGACCCGGAGATCGGCATCCACCTCAACGAGGTCGGCGCCGAGGTCTTCGGTTCCGCACGTCGCGTCACCGTGACCAAGGACGAGACCGTCATCGTCGACGGTGCCGGCACCCCGGAGGAGGTCGAGTCCCGCCGCGAGCAGATCCGCCGCGAGATCGAGAACACCGACTCCACCTGGGACCGCGAGAAGGCGGAGGAGCGACTGGCCAAGCTGTCCGGTGGCGTCGCCGTCATCCGCGTCGGCGCCCCGACCGAGACCGAGGTCAACGAGCGCAAGCTGCGCGTCGAGGACGCCATCAACGCGGCCCGCGCGGCCGTGCAGGAGGGCGTCATCGCCGGCGGCGGTTCCGTCCTCGTGCAGATCGCCGAGGAGCTCAAGGCCTGGGCCGAGGAGTTCGAGGGCGAGCAGCGCACCGGCATCCTGTCCGTGGCCCGCGCCCTGGTGAAGCCGTGCTTCTGGATCGCCGACAACGCAGGCCTCGACGGCGCCGTCGTCGTCGCCCGCACCGCCGAGCTCCCGAACGGTGAGGGCTTCAACGCCGCCACCCTCGAGTACGGCAACCTCATCGAGCAGGGCATCATCGACCCGGTGAAGGTGACCCACTCCGCAGTGGTCAACGCCGCCTCCGTGGCCCGCATGGTGCTCACCACCGAGGCGTCCGTGGTGAACAAGCGTGAGGAGCCGGAGGCTGCGGCCCACGGCCACCACCACCACTAG
- a CDS encoding WhiB family transcriptional regulator, producing the protein MSQPHLLPGPNADFWDWQLHGACRGEESDVFYHPDGERGRARAQRENRAKAICHTCPVISACREHALKVAEPYGIWGGLSESERLTVLRNRGMVRGGRQAARVPATARS; encoded by the coding sequence ATGTCACAGCCGCACCTGCTTCCCGGACCGAACGCCGATTTCTGGGACTGGCAGCTCCACGGCGCCTGCCGGGGCGAAGAGTCGGATGTGTTCTACCACCCGGACGGCGAGCGCGGTCGCGCCCGCGCCCAGCGTGAGAACCGCGCCAAGGCCATCTGCCACACCTGCCCCGTGATCTCCGCCTGCCGCGAGCACGCGCTCAAGGTCGCCGAGCCCTACGGCATCTGGGGCGGACTCTCCGAGTCCGAGCGTCTCACGGTCCTGCGCAACCGCGGCATGGTCCGGGGCGGCCGTCAGGCCGCCCGCGTCCCCGCCACCGCCCGCAGCTGA
- a CDS encoding sigma-70 family RNA polymerase sigma factor, producing MSETEAELADLVPLAVDGDRRALQRIMAIVHPMVLRYARARVGGGRTPTPEDIAQEICLAVATSIGNYVDKGRPFMAFVYGIAFNKVADAHRAMARDHSLPTDEVPDTVTERDTPEDYALTTDGSNRVRALLDSLSEKARDIVILRVFVGLSAEETAAVVGSTPGAVRVAQHRALATLRKTLGTQDDAQATENEGAQ from the coding sequence GTGAGTGAGACCGAGGCAGAGCTGGCCGACCTTGTGCCGCTGGCCGTCGACGGTGACCGTCGTGCACTGCAGAGGATCATGGCGATCGTCCATCCGATGGTCCTGCGTTACGCCCGCGCCCGCGTGGGCGGCGGAAGGACGCCGACCCCCGAGGACATCGCCCAGGAGATCTGCCTCGCGGTCGCGACGTCGATAGGCAACTACGTGGACAAGGGTCGCCCCTTCATGGCCTTCGTCTACGGCATCGCCTTCAACAAGGTGGCCGACGCGCACCGCGCCATGGCCCGTGACCACTCGCTGCCCACCGACGAGGTGCCGGACACCGTCACCGAGCGCGATACCCCCGAGGACTACGCCCTCACGACCGACGGAAGTAACAGAGTGAGGGCTCTGCTCGATTCATTAAGTGAGAAGGCGCGCGACATCGTGATTCTGCGCGTTTTCGTCGGACTGTCGGCGGAGGAGACCGCCGCGGTCGTGGGCAGTACCCCCGGTGCCGTGCGCGTGGCGCAGCACCGTGCGCTGGCCACGTTGCGCAAGACCCTGGGCACTCAGGATGACGCCCAGGCCACGGAGAATGAAGGAGCACAGTGA
- a CDS encoding DUF5319 domain-containing protein encodes MNYDSQMPLDPFADDPNDPASFLDPEEPAPPLTDEERLHITQDLALVARFREELTPHGILGIFFLCEDCDDLHYYDWDIMAANMAATLRGELAPVHEPSVEPDVNAYVPWDYAVGFLDGINAPR; translated from the coding sequence GTGAACTACGACTCGCAGATGCCGCTCGACCCGTTCGCCGACGATCCGAACGATCCGGCGTCCTTCCTGGACCCCGAGGAGCCGGCACCCCCGCTGACCGACGAGGAGCGCCTGCACATCACCCAGGATCTGGCCCTCGTCGCCCGCTTCCGGGAGGAGCTGACGCCGCACGGCATCCTCGGCATCTTCTTCCTGTGCGAGGACTGCGACGACCTGCACTACTACGACTGGGACATCATGGCCGCCAACATGGCCGCCACCCTGCGCGGTGAGCTCGCCCCGGTGCACGAGCCCTCCGTCGAGCCCGACGTGAACGCCTACGTCCCCTGGGACTACGCGGTCGGATTCCTCGACGGGATCAACGCGCCCCGTTAG
- the guaB gene encoding IMP dehydrogenase, with protein MTDQRVSTGGDDPHKIALLGLTFDDVLLLPAESNIIPSEVDTSTQFTRNIRLGIPVISAAMDTVTEARMAVAMARQGGLGVLHRNLSAEEQAEQVEIVKRSESGMVTDPVTATPDMTIGEVDALCARYRISGLPVVDAEGILVGICTNRDMRFEPNIDRRVAEVMTPMPLVVAPEGVTKEQALELLSANKVEKLPIVDKQGKLAGLITVKDFVKTEQHPNASKDDQGRLLVAAGIGTGEESWDRAGQLVEAGVDVLVVDSAHAHNNRVLEMVSRVKKDFGDRVDVVGGNLATRSAAQAMIDAGADAIKVGIGPGSICTTRVVAGVGAPQITAIMEASVPAHAAGVPIIADGGMQYSGDIAKALAAGASSVMLGSMLAGTTEAPGDIVVVGGKQYKRYRGMGSMGAMQGRGLTGEKRSFSKDRYFQADVRSEDKLVPEGIEGRVPFRGSIDAITHQLVGGLRASMGYTGSATIAELQTKQFVQISTAGLKESHPHHIQQTVEAPNYH; from the coding sequence ATGACCGATCAGCGTGTGTCCACCGGGGGCGACGATCCTCACAAGATTGCCCTTCTGGGCCTGACCTTCGACGACGTCCTGCTCCTGCCGGCGGAGTCGAACATCATCCCGAGTGAGGTGGACACCTCCACCCAGTTCACCAGGAACATCCGCCTGGGCATCCCGGTCATCTCCGCGGCGATGGACACCGTGACGGAGGCCCGCATGGCCGTCGCCATGGCCCGCCAGGGTGGCCTCGGCGTCCTGCACCGCAACCTCTCCGCGGAGGAGCAGGCGGAGCAGGTCGAGATCGTCAAGCGTTCCGAGTCCGGCATGGTCACCGACCCGGTCACCGCCACCCCGGACATGACCATCGGCGAGGTGGACGCACTCTGCGCCCGTTACCGCATCTCCGGTCTGCCGGTCGTCGACGCCGAGGGCATCCTCGTCGGCATCTGCACCAACCGTGACATGCGCTTCGAGCCGAACATCGACCGTCGCGTCGCCGAGGTCATGACCCCGATGCCGCTCGTCGTCGCACCGGAGGGCGTGACCAAGGAGCAGGCTCTCGAGCTGCTGTCCGCCAACAAGGTGGAGAAGCTGCCGATCGTCGACAAGCAGGGCAAGCTCGCCGGCCTCATCACCGTCAAGGACTTCGTCAAGACGGAGCAGCACCCGAACGCCTCCAAGGACGACCAGGGTCGCCTGCTCGTCGCCGCCGGCATCGGCACCGGTGAGGAGTCCTGGGACCGTGCCGGCCAGCTGGTCGAGGCCGGCGTCGACGTCCTCGTCGTCGACTCCGCCCACGCCCACAACAACCGCGTCCTCGAGATGGTCTCCCGCGTGAAGAAGGACTTCGGCGACCGCGTCGACGTCGTCGGCGGCAACCTGGCCACCCGCTCCGCCGCGCAGGCCATGATCGACGCCGGCGCCGACGCCATCAAGGTCGGCATCGGCCCGGGCTCCATCTGCACCACCCGCGTGGTCGCCGGTGTCGGTGCCCCGCAGATCACCGCCATCATGGAGGCCTCCGTCCCGGCCCACGCCGCCGGCGTCCCGATCATCGCCGACGGTGGCATGCAGTACTCCGGTGACATCGCCAAGGCCCTGGCCGCCGGAGCGTCCTCCGTCATGCTCGGCTCCATGCTGGCCGGCACCACCGAGGCGCCGGGCGACATCGTCGTCGTCGGCGGCAAGCAGTACAAGCGCTACCGCGGCATGGGCTCCATGGGAGCCATGCAGGGCCGTGGCCTCACCGGTGAGAAGCGTTCCTTCTCCAAGGACCGTTACTTCCAGGCCGACGTCCGCAGCGAGGACAAGCTCGTGCCGGAGGGCATCGAGGGTCGCGTCCCGTTCCGCGGCTCCATCGACGCCATCACCCACCAGCTCGTCGGCGGCCTCCGCGCCTCCATGGGCTACACGGGCTCCGCCACCATCGCCGAGCTGCAGACCAAGCAGTTCGTGCAGATCTCCACCGCAGGTCTGAAGGAGTCCCACCCGCACCACATCCAGCAGACCGTCGAGGCCCCGAACTACCACTAG
- a CDS encoding GuaB3 family IMP dehydrogenase-related protein — MRDYVEIGVGREARRTYSLEDISIVPSRRTRSSSDVDTTWHIDAYTFGIPVMSHPTDALASPEFVIEMDRQGGLGVINAEGLWGRQADLDAAVARVVETVNAVDSMDFTGEQAIALLQELHSAPIDEDLLAERIGEVRASGATVAVRVSPQRARELAPMVIEAGAEILVIQGTMISAEHVATGGEPLNLKEFIGSLEVPVIAGGVADYTTAMHLMRTGAAGVIVGGGTNTNEYALGIEVPMATAIADVAAARREYLDETGGRYVHIIADGELSTSGDIAKAIACGADAVMLGTTLAPAAEAAGKGCFWPAVAAHPRFPRGLVETPQEYLTEGVEPPSLEKILQGPAADPFGNQNIVGGLRRAMAKCGYTDLKSFQKVGLAVKR; from the coding sequence ATGCGCGACTACGTCGAGATCGGAGTGGGCCGGGAGGCCCGCCGCACCTACAGCCTCGAGGACATCTCCATCGTCCCGTCCCGGCGCACCCGCTCCTCCAGCGATGTCGACACCACCTGGCACATCGACGCCTACACCTTCGGTATCCCCGTCATGTCGCACCCGACCGACGCACTCGCCAGCCCCGAGTTCGTCATCGAGATGGACCGGCAGGGCGGCCTCGGTGTCATCAACGCCGAGGGCCTGTGGGGCCGTCAGGCGGATCTCGACGCCGCCGTGGCCCGCGTCGTCGAGACCGTCAACGCCGTCGACAGCATGGACTTCACCGGGGAGCAGGCCATCGCCCTGCTCCAGGAGCTGCACTCCGCGCCCATCGACGAGGACCTGCTCGCCGAGCGCATCGGTGAGGTCCGGGCCTCCGGCGCCACCGTCGCCGTCCGCGTCAGCCCCCAGCGGGCCCGTGAGCTGGCCCCGATGGTGATCGAGGCGGGCGCCGAGATCCTGGTCATCCAGGGCACCATGATCTCCGCCGAGCACGTCGCCACCGGCGGCGAGCCGCTCAACCTCAAGGAGTTCATCGGCTCCCTCGAGGTGCCGGTCATCGCCGGCGGCGTCGCCGACTACACCACCGCCATGCACCTCATGCGTACCGGTGCCGCCGGCGTCATCGTGGGTGGCGGCACCAACACCAACGAGTACGCGCTCGGCATCGAGGTTCCGATGGCCACCGCCATCGCCGACGTCGCCGCCGCCCGCCGCGAGTACCTCGACGAGACCGGTGGCCGCTACGTCCACATCATCGCCGACGGTGAGCTGTCCACCTCCGGTGACATCGCCAAGGCCATCGCCTGCGGTGCCGACGCCGTCATGCTCGGCACGACCCTGGCCCCGGCCGCCGAGGCCGCCGGCAAGGGCTGCTTCTGGCCGGCCGTCGCCGCCCACCCGCGCTTCCCGCGCGGTCTGGTGGAGACCCCGCAGGAGTACCTCACCGAGGGTGTCGAGCCGCCGAGCCTGGAGAAGATCCTCCAGGGCCCCGCAGCCGACCCCTTCGGCAACCAGAACATCGTCGGCGGCCTGCGCCGCGCGATGGCCAAGTGCGGTTACACCGACCTGAAGTCCTTCCAGAAGGTCGGCCTGGCGGTCAAGCGCTAG
- a CDS encoding EamA family transporter encodes MSDRVSPGAVGLVLASCASLQLGGAVATHVFPHAGPWGVTTVRLLVAGLLLALIARPALRAWSRQQWLAVGLFALTLAGMNGFYYAAIALIPLAPAVTIEFIGPLLLAAILSRGAREFLWVGLAAGGLALLGWDSWTGEPLDLWGVTWALVAGVFWMGYILMSRRVGRIVPGQGGLAMAFLIAAAVVAPFGATGVATIVLSPALLGLAVLTAVLASLIPYSFELVALRSLPPAVFGVLLALEPVFAALIGWIVLGQTASVGLLVAVGMVVAASMGTTLTARPAPAEKREETQQSA; translated from the coding sequence ATGTCTGATCGTGTGTCTCCCGGTGCCGTGGGACTGGTTCTCGCCTCCTGTGCCTCCCTGCAGCTCGGCGGCGCGGTGGCCACCCACGTGTTCCCCCACGCCGGGCCGTGGGGTGTGACCACCGTCCGTCTGCTCGTCGCGGGACTGCTGCTGGCGCTCATCGCCCGGCCGGCGCTACGCGCGTGGTCACGTCAGCAGTGGCTGGCGGTGGGACTGTTCGCCCTGACCCTGGCGGGGATGAACGGCTTCTACTACGCCGCCATCGCCCTCATCCCGCTGGCGCCCGCCGTCACCATCGAGTTCATCGGGCCTCTCCTGCTCGCGGCGATCCTCTCGCGCGGGGCGCGGGAGTTCCTCTGGGTGGGCCTGGCCGCAGGTGGGCTGGCGCTGCTGGGCTGGGACTCCTGGACCGGCGAACCCCTCGACCTCTGGGGCGTGACCTGGGCCCTGGTCGCCGGTGTGTTCTGGATGGGCTACATCCTCATGTCGCGGCGCGTCGGCCGCATCGTGCCCGGCCAGGGGGGACTGGCGATGGCGTTCCTCATCGCCGCGGCGGTGGTGGCCCCCTTCGGGGCCACCGGGGTGGCGACGATCGTCCTCTCCCCCGCCCTGCTCGGCCTGGCAGTGCTCACCGCGGTGCTGGCGTCGCTGATCCCCTACTCCTTCGAGCTGGTGGCACTGCGGTCGCTGCCGCCGGCCGTGTTCGGGGTGCTGCTGGCCCTGGAACCGGTGTTCGCGGCCCTCATCGGCTGGATCGTGCTCGGTCAGACCGCCTCGGTCGGGCTCCTCGTCGCGGTCGGGATGGTGGTCGCGGCGTCGATGGGCACGACACTCACGGCACGGCCCGCCCCCGCGGAGAAGCGGGAGGAGACGCAGCAGTCCGCGTGA
- the guaA gene encoding glutamine-hydrolyzing GMP synthase has product MSGPRPPRSSIESVTSASPRPVLVVDFGAQYAQLIARRVREARVYSEVVPHTATVEEIKAKNPAALVLSGGPSSVYADEAPKLDPQILELGIPVFGICYGFQAMTAALGGTVSETGAREYGRTDLEVVGDGGVLHDQLDATHKVWMSHGDAVTEAPEGFTVTASSAGAPVAAFENVGKKMAGVQYHPEVLHSPHGQQVLTRFLTQIAGLEPTWTAANIAQQLIDEVAAQIGPEGHAICGLSGGVDSAVAAALVQRAIGDRLTCVFVDHGLLRSGEREQVENDFVAATGARLVTVDERKAFLDKLAGISEPEAKRKAIGAEFIRSFERAVAGVLEGEQVDYLVQGTLYPDVVESGGGSGTANIKSHHNVGGLPDDVEFELVEPLRLLFKDEVRAVGRELGLPEEIVNRQPFPGPGLGIRIIGEVTEERLEILRAADLIARTELTAAGLDDQIWQCPVVLLADVRSVGVQGDGRTYGHPIVLRPVTSEDAMTADWVRIPYEVLERISTRITNEVKDVNRVVLDVTSKPPGTIEWE; this is encoded by the coding sequence ATGTCGGGACCGCGGCCCCCGCGTAGTAGTATCGAATCCGTGACTTCCGCATCCCCCCGCCCCGTCCTCGTCGTGGACTTCGGCGCACAGTACGCCCAGCTCATCGCCCGGCGCGTACGTGAGGCCCGCGTCTACTCCGAGGTTGTCCCGCACACCGCCACCGTCGAGGAGATCAAGGCCAAGAACCCGGCCGCGCTGGTCCTCTCCGGTGGCCCGTCCTCCGTCTACGCCGACGAGGCTCCGAAGCTGGATCCGCAGATCCTCGAGCTCGGTATCCCCGTCTTCGGCATCTGCTACGGCTTCCAGGCGATGACCGCCGCTCTCGGCGGCACCGTCTCCGAGACCGGTGCCCGCGAGTACGGCCGCACCGACCTCGAGGTCGTCGGCGACGGCGGCGTGCTCCACGACCAGCTCGACGCCACCCACAAGGTGTGGATGAGCCACGGTGACGCCGTGACCGAGGCCCCCGAGGGCTTCACGGTCACCGCCTCCTCCGCCGGTGCGCCGGTCGCGGCGTTCGAGAACGTCGGGAAGAAGATGGCCGGCGTGCAGTACCACCCGGAGGTCCTGCACTCCCCGCACGGCCAGCAGGTGCTCACCCGCTTCCTCACCCAGATCGCCGGCCTCGAGCCGACCTGGACCGCGGCGAACATCGCGCAGCAGCTCATCGACGAGGTGGCCGCGCAGATCGGCCCCGAGGGCCACGCCATCTGCGGCCTGTCCGGTGGCGTCGACTCCGCTGTCGCCGCCGCCCTCGTGCAGCGTGCCATCGGTGACCGCCTGACCTGTGTCTTCGTCGACCACGGTCTGCTGCGTTCCGGCGAGCGTGAGCAGGTGGAGAACGACTTCGTCGCCGCCACCGGCGCCCGCCTGGTCACCGTCGACGAGCGGAAGGCCTTCCTGGACAAGCTCGCCGGCATCAGCGAGCCGGAGGCCAAGCGCAAGGCCATCGGCGCCGAGTTCATCCGTTCCTTCGAGCGTGCCGTCGCCGGCGTCCTCGAGGGCGAGCAGGTCGACTACCTCGTGCAGGGCACCCTGTACCCGGACGTCGTCGAGTCGGGTGGCGGTTCCGGTACCGCGAACATCAAGAGCCACCACAACGTCGGTGGCCTGCCGGACGACGTCGAGTTCGAGCTCGTCGAGCCGCTGCGCCTGCTGTTCAAGGACGAGGTCCGTGCCGTGGGCCGCGAGCTGGGCCTGCCGGAGGAGATCGTCAACCGTCAGCCCTTCCCGGGCCCGGGCCTGGGCATCCGCATCATCGGTGAGGTCACCGAGGAGCGCCTGGAGATCCTCCGCGCCGCCGACCTCATCGCCCGTACCGAGCTGACCGCCGCGGGTCTGGACGACCAGATCTGGCAGTGCCCGGTCGTGCTGCTCGCGGACGTCCGTTCCGTCGGCGTCCAGGGTGACGGCCGTACCTACGGCCACCCGATCGTGCTGCGCCCGGTCACCTCCGAGGACGCGATGACCGCCGACTGGGTCCGCATCCCGTACGAGGTGCTCGAGCGCATCTCCACCCGCATCACCAACGAGGTCAAGGACGTCAACCGCGTCGTGCTCGACGTGACCTCGAAGCCGCCGGGAACCATCGAGTGGGAGTAG